Genomic segment of Neofelis nebulosa isolate mNeoNeb1 chromosome 17, mNeoNeb1.pri, whole genome shotgun sequence:
CGCAGGGAAACATTCAGGTACAAGTGTTTGGAGgtatgtgttcatttcttttatgtCGATACCTGGggactggaattgctgggtcctacGGTGACTCTTTAGCCTGTTAAAGAACTGCCAGGCTGTCTCCTACCCTGGCTGTGCCGttttccttcccacctcctcGCCAACACGGGCTATTATCTGGGGGCTCCCTTTCAAACAGGGTCCCTCTGGCTGCTCTGTGGGGCCCCGGATGAGGGAAGCCAGCGAGGAACTGTGGCTGGACCGGAGTGCCAGCCGCAGAGGAGGCGAGAAGTGACTGCAAGCCGGAGTTCATGGCAGTCGTAGCTGAGCCTGCAGTAGGAGGGGGTTTGGCGGATGGGGCTCAGTGTTGGACGCGCCGAGTGTGAGACACCCGCGGACACCCAGCCGGGAATATACAGTGGGCCATTGGGTATGGGACGCTAGAACCACTCCTGGCGTTCACGGCCCATTTCTTGAATAAAGTCAAAGCGGAAGCCGAATccagggtctcagtttccccctccGGAAAATGGGCACGATAGCACCACTGACTGCTAGGCTCTCACGAGGCCGGGGCGAACTCCTGGGCAGCACAAGGCGGGATTGCACGTCTGAAAACTGAAGTTACACGTCGGGTGGAAAGACGGCTGGGGGCTGCAGCTCCGGCGAGAAAGGGAGGGCATTTAGGTACGGTTCGAACAGCGTCCGTCcgtcttcccccccccacccctccccccacacaccccccggCGTCTGGCCGCCGTCAGAAAGCAGGATAGGAGATTGGGTCGTCACCCTGGCTTCCCCCACTCTCAGCTGGGTTTCCTCCTTGGGGGCGGCCGGGGCCAAAGTCGCTGATGGAAACCAGCTGCGGGAGGCGCAGAGGCTCGGCGCACGCCCAGGCCCCTCCCCGGCGCCGGCAGGCCCCCCCCGCTGAGGGGGGAGGACGAGGGcgccctggctcccctccccccttccgcAGCCGGGCCCGGGGCCCTGGCACGTCCGGCGCGCCTGATGCTTTCCAGATGTGAGCCCggttcccttcccccacctggcCCTGGGGCTTCtgcggggtggcggggggaagCGGGGAGTCAGGGTCGGATACCCTCAGATCACCGGCACCCGGGCGGTGTCCCCTCCCCGCTCGGCTCGCGTCCCCATCCAGTCGGCCAAAACCGCGTAGGGAAGAAGGGCTGACGGCGAGGAGAAGCTCCCTCCAGggcctccccctgctcccccaacGCCCGCCCCTTGGGGCGCGCCTCAGCCAGCCCACGCCCCTCCTGGCCCGCCCCCCCCGGACGCGCCCCTTGGGGGAACCCCGCCCCTCACCACGCCCCTCAGCATCGCCCCTAGGCCACGcccccggggcccgccccgcAAGCCCCACCTCCGCCACCGTCCCCGGCGGGAGGCTTGGTCTGCGAGTTGGTGTCTCCGTGCGCTTCTGTGCGTGTCTCTCGGGTGTCGCTGTTTGTCGGTCCCTGTCTCGGCCTCTccatttctgtgtgtctctcctctatcctgcatgtctctgtctctctgtctttgcgATCCTcggcctgtctctgtctcacctAGTCCCTAGGTCTCTATCTCTCCAAATTTGTCTCTGCGTCCCCGTCTCTGTCGGCCTCTCCCTgcatctctctcccctcctctttgaATTTCTCCTGTCCCGGTGCGTCTTCAGttctctccctctggcctgcaGCCCCGCCACCCTGCTGTGTCCCGGCGTCCCTCCCAGGTCTGCGTCCCCCGCCGGCCCCGCGGGGACGCCCTGCCCTCCCAATTTCCACCTCCGCCTACGGCTTTGGTGTCGGCGGGCCGCGGGCGCCCCCGTGTGGCCATCGGGGGCTGTCACGAGAGGCCCGAGGGTTGGGTATGGGCGCCCCCAGGGGTGTGACCAGTGCAAGACAGAGACCCTGTGGGTGCCCCTGGTGACCCCGGGGAACGGCGTGCGACGCCAAGAGACTGTGTGAGCGTGTACTACCGCGAGCTTGTGACgttgtgtgtgtggctgtgtgaccTGGTGACATtttgtgacaaccagaaatggTGTGTCTGTGACACCGTGTGTTACGCAGAGAGGCTGTGTGCGACTGAGTGTGTGACATGAGGTCGTGACACGCAGGTGGCTGTGGGGGACGCCGTGAGGCTGGATGTGCCTGCGACACCATTTGGGGGACTGTGACATCAGGAGGCCGGATGTGACAGCGAGAGGTTGTAGGGCACAGTGTGCAACATGGGGAGGACACGAGGGCTATGGGGGTCACAGGGTGACAGGGCGAATGAGTGTGACACACCCAGAGGTGGCGTGAGAAGGCAGCGTGACGGGCCCCGGGCAATGGGTGTGACAGAGGGACCACGTGAGTGTGACCGTGTGTGTCCGCCACGCTGGTCAACTGTGAGAAACTGACGATGTGCGACACACGGCAGGTGGGACAGCGAGAGAGGCAGCGCGCCACTGTGCGGGGCACTCGGAGATGACAATACGAGAGAGACCTTGTGCGTGTGTGTCCCTAACATACTGGGTGACGGTGAAAGCGCGGGTGAAGTTGCCACCGGCTGTGAACACGACAGAGAGAAGTTCCAACCGCGTGTCAAGGTGTGTGACGTCTTGAGACATGGCGTGTGACGCGGCCGAGCTGTGTGTGCCCATCTGAGACAGCGTGTCTGGCTGCGGCGCGTGAGGCGGCATCGGTGATGCTGGGCCACACGAGGAGAGACGGGGAGCCCCCGTGCGTggcgctggggggagggggaggggccgcgACTGTGACGAGCGAGCGCGGGTCAGTCGTGAGACTGTGTGGCCCCCGCCGCCGCGCGCGGGACAGAGCGTGCACGTCGATCTGAGGGACGGCGAGGGTGAGCCTGTGTGCTGGGAGGGGTGGTCTGTGACGGGACGACGCAGGTGGCCGGCGGGACGGGGTGGGAGAGCACGTGTGCTGGAGGGGCCGCGCGGGACCCGCATCCGAGGTCCGGGGGACATGGGGACAAGTGCAGAGCGTGGGGCAGGCACCCTTGAAGACTGTCTTTCCCTGCGAGTGagcgtgtgcgtgcgtgtttgagagggacagaggcagagatggagagggggacggacagagagaggggacccaaagaaacagacccaaggcggtggggggggggggcgggacagCGGTGGTGGCAGCAAGGAGGAGGCGGGCCCTCAGGGGCTGCGCctcgggggagggggcggggcggacTAGGGagcgtgggggggaggggagggggacccAGACTCGGTCTCCCAGGCTCTGCCACCTGCCTGCCATCCCGGCCCTGAGCAGCAACAGGTAGGAGGCTCCGGTCTCACCCCACGGcggatccctctgccccatcGCAGCCGCCATCTGTCCCCCtaggaatgaatgaatgcgtgAATGAATGACTTCCTACGTCTGCGTCTCCACCAGcctgtctctccccagcccctccatccccctctctctgtccccctgtcccctctctcctctgtccctttatccaaccccccccaccccacgcctctctctgcccctctatcgTTGTGCCTTCCACTGTCCTTCCATGTGCCCCTCCCTCTATCCtttcccaccccctctctccacccctcctggaccctccacctccccttctctgtccctgccctgtcccttcatcccctctgtccccccctggatcactctttttttttttgacccctctccttgtcccccctccccccacatcgcttcatccctccacctctctctcccgCGCCCCAGTCTCTTTATTTCTTCCGTGCCTCGGTCTTTCTGTCACTCTgtggctccctctgcccctccatgtgtccctctctccatcctctctgcccctctcccagtcatgGCCGAGTTGCCCgccgcaccccacccccagccctctcttGGGCGGCTAATGAGCAGAGGCGCCTTTGAGGTGGCCAGGCCGGGCGTGGGGGAGCTCCCCAAGGGGGCCGGAGGGGGCAGCTGCTGCCAAGGCCCTAATGAGGCCCCCTCTGCGCCCTTCCCGCCGCGATCTTAATTCCTTGTTCTCCCCGAGCCGCCGCTAATTGGCCTGGGGAGGGCCCCcctcctggctcatgctctgtccccgGGGGCTGAGGACACCTGGATCCCGATCCAGCACCTGTGGCCCTGTTCTTTggtccctccctccacctgccagGCAGCCTTATCACCGGACTTCCCTCGGGCCTTCCCTCGCCCGTCTTTGTCCTTCCCTCCATCTAGGTACCCCGTCTCTGCACCCCTCCATCCCTCCTCTGGCCCCTCCGGCCCTCCCTTGGCCTGCCTCTCGGTCGCCCATCTGTAGGTCCCTTcattcctcctcttttctctggtttcctgtccctccctccacctccggGCGCCCCATCCGTACGCTCTTCCATCCACACCCCTGTCGCCGGGTCCCACTACCGCTGCCACCCCTGCCTGGGGACCCCGGCTTGTCCTAGCCTACCCCGTCAGCCCCTACTCCCGCCCGGCGTTTAAACCCTTCCCCGCCCTTAGCCATGTCCAACAACATGGCCAAGATCGCGGAGGCCCGCAAGACGGTGGAACAGCTGAAGCTGGAGGTGAACATCGACCGCATGAAGGTGCGGGGTGGGCTTGGGGAGGCCGGAGGGAGCTGCGGGGCCGGGGGCCGGACCCCGCGCTGTTGGAGGCGGGGCCCGCGGGAAGACCCTCTCCGGAACTGGGCGGgacccgggggcggggcggggccgggaaggggcggggcggggccgggaaggggcggggcgggggcggggctttGGGCGGAGAAAGGACCGCGCGCCCCGGCGTCCGCAGGTGTCGCAGGCGGCGGCCGAGCTCCTGGCCTTCTGCGAGACGCACGCCAAAGACGACCCGCTGGTGACGCCGGTCCCCGCCGCAGAGAACCCCTTCCGCGACAAGCGCCTCTTTTGCGTCCTGCTCTGAGTCTTCGCGACAGCTTACCCCCTCCCTCGCCAAAGAGTGAATCCAATAAACGTGGCGGCTGTGGTGGTACCTGTGcttttggggaaactgaggcacgcaCAGAGCCTGGGGCCATCACGGGGGACCCTGTCCCTCCACGGCCCTCCTGAGTGTGTTTGCAGTGTGTTAGGGGTGAGGATGTGTGGCGTGGGGGGGGGCGTTGTGGATGGGGAGGGTGTACCGGAGGAAGTGAGCACCCCGGACTCTGACCTGCACTGGGCCCTCCGCGACCCTGAATTTATTTAATCATCCCCACAGCCCCAGAAGGCAGCTGGCTACTTGCATAGTGTCCATTttgcaggggaggaaactgagccaAAGGAGGTTCCCTCACTCCAAGTTACACAGCTGGGAGGTAATGAGGGGTAGACTGTGGCCTCCAGCGCTGAACCCCCGAACCCCTGAGctggcccctctcctctccaggagcccccatgcccaccccccctttccctctccctgagtGACTCCACCCCCTGCCACGGGCTTACCTCTGTCCGTAGCACTGAcctctgttcattcatttgtccCGTTCATTCTTCCAAGCCCTCCCTGAGGACCTACCTACCTGCTCTGTGACCAGCCCTGTTCTGGGTGAAGCCGGGGACATAGTTGGGACCGAGACAGCCCTTGGCTTTGCCCTCTTGCGGCTCAGAATCCAATAGGAGACCCAGACCTGTCCCCAGATAGTGATGACCCagacagggcagggctggggtcgGGGAGCTCCGAGGGAGCGCTTGACTCAGGTTGGGCGtcggggagggcttcctggaggaggggacatcTGAGCTGGGACATGGTGGTAATAACACTTGGGGACCCAGAGGAGAGAGAAGCgtggctggagggagaggagacaaatTGAGGTGTGACGTTCCTCCCTTTGGtggttattttctttgttctgggGACACAGGGCTGCCTCAGTCACAGTTCCTGCCCTGTGTTTCTCACTTCACACGTTGGTGGCCCACAGGACATTTATAGACtgcagttttatatatatatatatatatatatatatatatatatatatatatttttttttttttttttttttttttttttttttgttctctacTTTTGGCCTACATAACGTTTAAAAATGTTCTTGACTTGGTTGCCAAATTGAAAAATAGGAGTACTTCACATAAAAGTCCTTATTTCTGGCTTCTCCCAAATCGGAAGTTCTGGTGACCTCAGGCCTGCCTAAGCCCTCGGGGTGACccagaggctgggggatgggacaCGGGCTTCGGGGTTCACCAGagtctctgcccctgtcctacCGTCTCCTGGTCCCAGGGGGTTCTTACCCCGGCGTGAAGAGAGTGGGAAATGTCTTGAAGGTCGAAAATGAGGAGACGCAGACCGCAGACCCGGTGAGGTGGCTGGAGGGCCACTGAGttagagacacccccccccccccccccgccccagggtcCTCACAtacttcctcttctctccagaGTAACACCTGTGCTCCTCAGCTTGGGGctaccggggtggggggggggttgctgggcCCCTGGACCTGGATGGAGCCCCCTCACTGGGCCTCCCCTCCCTAGAGGGGGCCATGCGTGCTTCTGGCGAGCGCTCCATTATTCACATCGGATTGGGGTCCCCTGGGCCCCAACTCTGAGCTTCCTGCTGGATCGAGCCAGAAGCTTCTGTAATTacatctccctcctgcctcccacctctcAGCCGTCTCCAGCCCCGTTGCATCATGTCTGTGGGAGCCCCGGGGGAGactggggacagagagagccaaggatgagctggggaggaggggtgccgGGAGGGAAGTTGCCAGAGGATTCTGGAATTTCTCAGACCCGGCCTCCTTGCCTCTTAGAACCTGAAAGGCGAAGGAATCTCCAATTGCAGGACCTCAGAGGGCCGGCATGCTGGAGTCTTTCAACCCCGGGGGGCCAGAATCCTCTTCCCCTGTCCGGCTAGGATCCAGAGCTCTGCACCTCACGAGCGTAAGGATCTCTTGAGCCTAGACTGTTGGGATTTTTGGACCCTTTCAGCTTCGAAATCTTGGGGCTGTATAGCGGAGATCCCTTCTCCTGACTTCCTGACCCCgtgtggggaagggagggtgggcaggAAGGGAGGTCTACCTGGAGGAGGCGGGGGAGGCCGGATGAGCCGGACAGAGCAGGTCCCGGGCGACCAGCATCCATGCGTGCAAATCTGGATAATCTTGTTAGCGGGTATGACTTGGGAGCACTGGCTTCTGGTGACCCGCTGCTCTATCCGGCCAGCCCCAGCTGTGAGGTCAGCTCTGCGGTCAGAGCCAGGCCAAGAGGCAGAGAGGTGACCGCCTGGGGAAGTGATTGCTGTCAGCAGTCCCCTCCCTCTTCACCCCCAACCCCGAGGGCTGCCCCTGTCAGGCTGTCTTCCCTCTGTACCCCACAGGCCCTGAGCAGTGCTTGGTTCTGCTGAAGGGGTCTGGGGGCGGGGTGGCCCCAAGCCACAACTGTGACCATCACTTCCTGGAGTCCTGTTTCTGAAGCCCCAACCTCACTTAATTGTTGGAtaaccccttccctcccccccccccccaaagaccCGGTTTATCCCCATGTTTCAGACGTGGCATCAGGCACAGGGCGGTGACATCACCTGGCCAGTGGGGGCttgaggtgggagtgggggccgACGGATGAGCTCTTCCAGAAGCGACTGGAGGTGTCGGGAGGGGGCTTGCAGGACGGAAGTGAGGggcgcaccccccaccccccgcaaaggCAGGGCAGGGATGACAGGGGAGAGCCCCCTGGAGCAGGGGTGAGAGGCAGAGTCTGGCGGGTAGGCAAGGGCCCATTTGCGGTGCAGGAAAGGGCGGTGGGCAGAGGAAAAGGGCCTCTGACTGAAGGTGTTGGGACCTGCCGATGAGGGACAGGTCAGGATGGGCACACAGTGGCTCCTTGCAGCAGCCAGAGGGCACAGGAGGACAGGAAGGCTTGGCAGGTGTCAGAGCTGACGCGGCTGTGCTCACTCCTGTCTGTGCGTGGGGCGGGGAGGGCTACAGGGTGGGtccatctttctcccttctcccggGGCAAGGTCAGGAGGCTGGGAGCCAAGAGAGGGTTGGGCCCAGGGCAAGGGGGGGACGTGAGTTCAGCCGCAAGGCCAGATGCGGCCCAGGCAGGCAGCCGGAGGCCTTGGCcaacaagcaggggtgggggagacctgGGGGGCGCAGATGACTCAGGGGAGGGCCTGCCGgtccaggctccagctctgaccttcctctccctccccgctcccctTGCCGCACACTGAGGGGGGGCCGTGCCTCGGAGCCCCTCTGGGGCCCTCCCCCTGGGCACACAGTTAAGCGGGTGGGAGTCTGTGGAAGGAATAACGACCGCCAGCAGCTACctgagggctgcctggaggcGGGTGGGGTGGCTTCTGCCCCCACTGTCCACACCACACCCCCAGCAAGAGCGAGGCAGCCACTCGAGGAAGGAGGACATCAGGGCTGAGCTAGACCAAGTCGTTGTCCggagtcacacagcaagtggcCGGCGGGTGGCGGAGGGGGGGTGCTTCCAGAACCCGTGTCTTCCCAAGACGCCGGGCAGCAAACCTTCCCTTGCAAACCGACGCGGGAGACACAGCCACGAAGAGGCCCATGGGCCCGCGGTACCCAGGCGCCGACACCCACAACAAGACGCGTCAGCAGACACCAATGGGCAAGTGGACCTTCGAGGAAAGGGACAccagagtgcacacacacacacacacacactcacagcgCTCTTCCAAGGCTCACCCGGGTGACACTAATCCCGCACAGACCCGCACGTGAAGGTCACACGTCCACCACGGTCCCTGGCACACCCCGCCCCCGGgtgcccaccctgccccccggtgcccacccccacccccaccccccccgcccggccccacCCTGCCCAGGTTCTGTGCCGGCCGGCGCCAGCTGTCCCTGGGctgtcctctcctctgcccctctgtccgCGGTCCTTCTGGGGACGCCTGAGTCGCGTTCGACCAGTGCGAGAGGGAGGAGGCtgactcaccccccccccccccccggggcggCTCCTTCCCACGGTTCCCCCGCCCGTGGAAGCCGCCTGCCCCCTCATAGCACAGCTGGGGTGACCTTTCACCCCAAGGCACCTGCAGGAAGAGGAACCCTTTGTGGCCCTTGCTGCAGGCGTGGCCCCAGCTGGGCAGGATGTCAGGGTTCCCGGAAAGTAAGTGGAAGTGTGTCCAGCACTGACATTGGCCCCGGGACAACCGGCCCCCAGTGGCACAGGTGGataaactgaggcctggaggggGGGCAGGGTGTGTGAGGCCTCACTGGGCATGGGAGCAGAGTGGACTTCCTGAACGCTTCACGTCCCC
This window contains:
- the GNG8 gene encoding guanine nucleotide-binding protein G(I)/G(S)/G(O) subunit gamma-8 → MSNNMAKIAEARKTVEQLKLEVNIDRMKVSQAAAELLAFCETHAKDDPLVTPVPAAENPFRDKRLFCVLL